In the genome of Virgibacillus doumboii, the window CGAACGTACGTGTTTGAACACGTCCGTCAACACCAATCATACTGCCTTTTTTCATGTAATTAGCCAGATTTTCAGCCGCCCTGCGCCAGACAACACAGTTAATAAAGTCCGCTTCACGGTTACCCTGCTGGTTTGAAAAAGGCCGGTTTACTGCTATGGTAAAGTTGGCTACAGCCACTCCGTTTGGTGTATAACGCAGATCAGGATCCTTCGTTAATCTGCCGACAAGTACGACACGATTCAACATCAGAACCACCCCTTATTATTGATCATCTTCCCGAATTGCCATGTGACGCATAATATCATCAGAAAACTTCGCTTGGCGATCAAATTCATTGATAGCATTTTCATCACCGCTAAAGTTAATGATTACATAGTATCCATCACGATAGTCATTGATTTCATATGCAAGACGTTTCTTGCCTTTTTCATCAACTTTATCAATTTCCGCCCCATTATCAGTCAATACTTTGTTGAAGCGCTCAATTAAAGCTGTTTGAGCTTCCTCTTCAATGTCCGGGCGGATGATATACATGATTTCGTATTTTCTCATCCGTTACACCTCCTTTTGGTCTTAGCGGCTCTTTTTCCCTGAAAAGAGCAAGGAGTAATATTTACTTTCATTACTCACAATAGTGTATTATACCAAATCACATTTTAAAAAACAACCATTCGAGGGATCCTGATTATACGTTAAAACGGAAGTGAATAATATCGCCATCTTTTACGATATATTCCTTACCTTCCAGGCGAACCTTACCATTTTCCCGCGCTTTTGCCATCGTCCCCGCTTCGATAAGATCATCATAGGATACAGTTTCTGCACGGATAAAACCTTTTTCAAAGTCAGTATGAATAATTCCTGCTGCCTGTGGTGCCTTTATCCCTTTACGGAAC includes:
- the ssb gene encoding single-stranded DNA-binding protein, which produces MLNRVVLVGRLTKDPDLRYTPNGVAVANFTIAVNRPFSNQQGNREADFINCVVWRRAAENLANYMKKGSMIGVDGRVQTRTFETKEGRTAFVTEIVAENIQFLESKGSAQNRGDQQTSGFQQNQSQNQNQMNQNQNEKGGPFENNGEPIDISDDDLPF
- the rpsF gene encoding 30S ribosomal protein S6, translated to MRKYEIMYIIRPDIEEEAQTALIERFNKVLTDNGAEIDKVDEKGKKRLAYEINDYRDGYYVIINFSGDENAINEFDRQAKFSDDIMRHMAIREDDQ